The following proteins come from a genomic window of Nocardiopsis sp. YSL2:
- a CDS encoding electron transfer flavoprotein subunit alpha/FixB family protein, translated as MAEVLVLVDHVDGQVKKVTTELLTAARRIGEPAAVWVGDGVESGKAALAEFGAEKVYVASAELNDYVVAPKAELLAKLAQEKSAAAILVSATAENKEIAGRTAVKLGSGVLTDVVDVTAEAVTEHSIFGGATVTHARVTTGVPIVAVRPNSVVPEAAAGAAAEEAVAVEISDAAKSAKVVERVAQEQGERPELTEAAIVVSGGRGVGSDDFTVVEKLADSLGAAVGASRAAVDSGWYPNQFQVGQTGKTVSPNLYVALGISGAIQHRAGMQTSKNIVAVNKDPEAPIFELADFGVVGDLHTVAPQLTEEINKRK; from the coding sequence ATGGCTGAAGTCCTCGTCCTCGTCGACCACGTCGACGGACAGGTCAAGAAGGTCACCACCGAGCTGCTGACCGCCGCACGCCGCATCGGCGAGCCCGCCGCGGTGTGGGTCGGCGACGGCGTCGAGTCCGGCAAGGCCGCTCTGGCCGAGTTCGGCGCGGAGAAGGTCTACGTCGCGTCGGCCGAGCTCAACGACTACGTCGTCGCGCCCAAGGCCGAGCTGCTCGCCAAGCTGGCGCAGGAGAAGTCGGCCGCCGCGATCCTCGTCTCGGCCACCGCCGAGAACAAGGAGATCGCCGGCCGCACCGCCGTGAAGCTGGGCTCGGGTGTGCTCACCGACGTCGTCGACGTCACCGCCGAGGCGGTCACCGAGCACAGCATCTTCGGTGGCGCCACGGTCACGCACGCCCGTGTGACCACCGGCGTGCCGATCGTCGCGGTCCGCCCGAACTCGGTCGTTCCCGAGGCCGCGGCCGGTGCCGCCGCCGAGGAGGCCGTGGCGGTCGAGATCTCCGACGCCGCCAAGTCCGCCAAGGTCGTGGAGCGCGTCGCCCAGGAGCAGGGCGAGCGTCCCGAGCTCACCGAGGCCGCGATCGTGGTCTCCGGTGGCCGCGGCGTCGGCTCGGACGACTTCACGGTCGTCGAGAAGCTGGCCGACTCGCTCGGTGCCGCCGTCGGCGCCTCCCGCGCCGCCGTCGACTCCGGCTGGTACCCGAACCAGTTCCAGGTCGGCCAGACCGGTAAGACGGTCAGCCCGAACCTGTACGTGGCCCTGGGTATCTCCGGTGCGATCCAGCACCGCGCGGGTATGCAGACCTCGAAGAACATCGTCGCGGTCAACAAGGACCCCGAGGCGCCGATCTTCGAGCTCGCCGACTTCGGTGTCGTGGGCGACCTGCACACGGTCGCGCCGCAGCTGACCGAGGAGATCAACAAGCGTAAGTAG
- a CDS encoding ABC transporter ATP-binding protein: MSVERAQGARVEFTGWGWRHSGRGSYALRGVDLVIEPGERVLLLGASGAGKSTLLHSLAGLTGPDSAISGDQEGDLRVDGEPADRRRGTVGLVSQDPETQLVMARAGDDVAFGAENLGMDPALIWPRVERAMADVGFPYGPRHSTGALSGGEKQRLVIAGALAMRPRLLLLDEPTANLDPDGAALVREVLARVLAATEATLVLVEHRVADVVDLVDRVVVVEPGGGVVADGSPDAVFAEHGRSLAGQGVWVPGAEPRPRLDPAPGGGGVLEAVGVAARTPPELGARSAAPRSVFSDVHVDVRAGTATALTGPNGAGKSTLLTLLAGLAKPHRGSVLPRGPLAEADRRPLRRWPAARLARHVGTVFQHAEDQFVTATVRDELRFAPRRAGVGEAETTAWVDELLERLRLTALADVHPYTLSGGEKRRLSVATALSSGPTRAPDVLVLDEPTFGQDTRTWTELVELLGVLRAQGRAVVMATHDELLLRRFADTRVRVADGRAETVAVPTAATATEEDR; this comes from the coding sequence AGCGTGGAGCGGGCCCAGGGCGCGCGCGTCGAGTTCACCGGATGGGGCTGGCGGCACTCCGGCCGGGGGTCCTACGCCCTGCGGGGCGTGGACCTGGTCATCGAACCGGGGGAGCGGGTGCTCCTGCTCGGTGCCTCCGGCGCGGGCAAGTCCACCCTGCTGCACTCCCTGGCCGGGCTGACCGGCCCCGACAGCGCCATCAGCGGCGACCAGGAGGGCGACCTGCGCGTGGACGGCGAACCCGCCGACCGCCGCCGGGGCACCGTCGGCCTGGTCAGCCAGGACCCCGAGACCCAGCTGGTGATGGCCCGGGCGGGCGACGACGTCGCCTTCGGGGCGGAGAACCTCGGGATGGACCCGGCGCTGATCTGGCCGCGTGTGGAGCGGGCGATGGCCGACGTCGGGTTTCCCTACGGGCCGCGCCACTCCACCGGCGCCCTGTCCGGGGGTGAGAAGCAGCGCCTGGTCATCGCCGGCGCGCTGGCGATGCGTCCACGGCTGCTGCTCCTGGACGAGCCGACCGCCAACCTCGACCCGGACGGGGCCGCGCTGGTGCGGGAGGTGCTGGCACGGGTGCTCGCCGCGACCGAGGCCACGCTGGTCCTGGTCGAGCACCGGGTGGCCGACGTCGTCGACCTGGTCGACCGGGTCGTGGTGGTGGAACCGGGCGGCGGCGTGGTCGCCGACGGATCGCCGGATGCCGTGTTCGCCGAGCACGGGCGGTCGCTGGCCGGGCAGGGCGTCTGGGTGCCCGGTGCCGAACCGCGACCCCGGCTGGACCCGGCACCGGGCGGCGGGGGCGTGCTGGAGGCGGTCGGAGTGGCCGCGCGCACGCCCCCCGAACTGGGCGCTCGCTCCGCCGCACCGCGGAGCGTGTTCTCCGACGTCCACGTGGACGTGCGGGCGGGGACGGCGACCGCGCTCACCGGACCCAACGGGGCGGGCAAGTCCACCCTGCTGACGCTGCTGGCCGGGCTCGCCAAACCGCACCGCGGGTCCGTGCTGCCGCGCGGGCCGCTGGCCGAGGCGGACCGGCGCCCGCTACGGCGCTGGCCCGCCGCGCGGCTCGCCCGGCACGTGGGGACGGTGTTCCAGCACGCGGAGGACCAGTTCGTCACCGCCACCGTGCGCGACGAGCTGCGGTTCGCCCCGCGGCGGGCCGGGGTGGGCGAGGCCGAGACCACGGCCTGGGTGGACGAGCTGCTGGAGCGGCTCCGGCTGACCGCGCTGGCCGACGTGCATCCCTACACGCTCTCGGGAGGGGAGAAGCGGCGGCTGTCGGTGGCCACTGCGCTCAGCTCGGGGCCGACCCGCGCCCCCGACGTCCTGGTGCTGGACGAGCCCACCTTCGGACAGGACACCCGGACGTGGACCGAACTCGTCGAGCTGCTCGGTGTCCTGCGCGCCCAGGGCCGGGCCGTGGTGATGGCCACGCACGACGAGCTGCTCCTGCGCCGGTTCGCCGACACGCGGGTGCGGGTGGCCGACGGGCGGGCCGAGACGGTCGCGGTGCCGACCGCGGCCACCGCGACTGAGGAGGACCGATGA
- a CDS encoding enoyl-CoA hydratase/isomerase family protein, protein MKLVGEFVRVETDPDHPAVAVVRIDRPKALNALNGQVTGEIAVAATRVAADPSVRAVMLYGGERAFVAGADIKEMAELTHAQMLEYSRALQNALTSVARIPKPVVAAISGYALGGGCELALCADFRVAGEKARLGQPEIQLGVIPGAGGTQRLPRLVGPARAKEMIFSGRHVRAEEALRIGLVDEVVADAEVYSAAMAMAARYTGGPAVALAAAKEAVDRGLETDLDTGLEIERLQFSGLFATEDQKSGMRSFIEHGPGKATFEGR, encoded by the coding sequence GTGAAGCTCGTGGGCGAGTTCGTGCGGGTGGAGACCGATCCGGACCACCCGGCCGTGGCCGTCGTGCGGATCGACCGGCCCAAGGCCCTGAACGCGCTGAACGGCCAGGTGACGGGGGAGATCGCGGTCGCGGCGACCCGCGTGGCGGCCGACCCGTCCGTGCGCGCCGTGATGCTCTACGGCGGTGAGCGCGCGTTCGTGGCCGGTGCCGACATCAAGGAGATGGCGGAGCTGACCCACGCGCAGATGCTGGAGTACTCCCGGGCGCTGCAGAACGCCCTGACCTCCGTCGCCAGGATCCCCAAGCCCGTCGTGGCGGCGATCAGCGGGTACGCGCTGGGCGGCGGCTGCGAGCTGGCGCTGTGCGCGGACTTCCGGGTGGCGGGCGAGAAGGCCCGGCTGGGACAGCCGGAGATCCAGCTGGGCGTCATCCCGGGCGCGGGCGGTACCCAGCGCCTGCCGCGCCTGGTGGGACCGGCCCGGGCCAAGGAGATGATCTTCAGCGGTCGGCACGTGCGCGCCGAGGAGGCGCTGCGGATCGGCCTGGTGGACGAGGTCGTCGCCGACGCCGAGGTCTACTCCGCGGCGATGGCGATGGCGGCCCGGTACACGGGCGGCCCGGCGGTGGCCCTGGCCGCCGCCAAGGAGGCCGTCGACCGCGGACTGGAGACCGACCTGGACACCGGTCTGGAGATCGAGCGTCTGCAGTTCTCCGGGCTGTTCGCCACGGAGGACCAGAAGAGCGGGATGCGGAGCTTCATCGAGCACGGGCCGGGCAAGGCGACCTTCGAGGGGCGCTGA
- the ligD gene encoding non-homologous end-joining DNA ligase — translation MSTAVRAGRRTVKVRRPDKPLFDEGGETKADLAEYYARIAPLMLAQVRDRPVALQRFPDGIDAAGFFVKHPSTPSWVRTVETGSGTMMECQDAAALVWCADQAAIEVHMWLSKEPNLGMPDRMVLDLDPSGATAADFEACKATARDVREELDAVGLAAYVMTTGSKGLHVHSPLRPEFTDQEVRDLAGTIADRVAARRPQERTTRFRKAARRGRLFVDYLRNGREQLAVAPYSVRARPGAPVAAPITWEELEGLESPRVFSLDLRRETCPFAGMGRHARSPRKALAKLDRL, via the coding sequence ATGAGTACTGCCGTGAGGGCCGGACGCCGGACCGTGAAGGTGCGGAGGCCGGACAAGCCGTTGTTCGACGAGGGCGGGGAGACCAAGGCGGACCTCGCCGAGTACTACGCGCGGATCGCGCCGCTGATGCTGGCGCAGGTCAGGGACCGGCCTGTCGCCCTGCAGCGGTTCCCGGACGGGATCGACGCCGCCGGCTTCTTCGTCAAGCACCCCTCGACGCCGTCGTGGGTGCGCACGGTCGAGACCGGCAGCGGGACGATGATGGAGTGCCAGGACGCCGCCGCGCTGGTGTGGTGCGCCGACCAGGCGGCGATCGAGGTCCACATGTGGCTGTCCAAGGAGCCGAACCTGGGCATGCCGGACCGCATGGTGCTCGACCTCGACCCGTCCGGGGCGACGGCCGCCGATTTCGAGGCCTGCAAGGCCACCGCGCGGGACGTGCGGGAGGAGCTGGACGCCGTGGGGCTGGCCGCCTACGTGATGACGACGGGGTCCAAGGGACTGCACGTGCACTCCCCGCTGCGCCCGGAGTTCACCGACCAGGAGGTGCGCGACCTGGCCGGGACGATCGCCGACCGGGTGGCCGCGCGGCGGCCGCAGGAGCGCACGACCAGGTTCCGCAAGGCCGCTCGGCGCGGTCGGCTGTTCGTGGACTACCTGCGCAACGGCCGCGAGCAGCTCGCGGTGGCTCCGTACTCGGTGCGAGCCAGGCCGGGTGCGCCGGTCGCGGCGCCGATCACCTGGGAGGAGCTGGAGGGCCTGGAATCGCCGCGCGTCTTCTCCCTGGACCTGCGGCGCGAGACGTGCCCCTTCGCCGGGATGGGCCGCCACGCCCGCTCGCCCCGCAAGGCCCTGGCCAAGCTGGACCGCCTCTGA
- a CDS encoding electron transfer flavoprotein subunit beta/FixA family protein, which produces MNIVVLVKQVPDTATERKLSDADKTLDRAASDGVINELCEYAIEEALLLKEKHGGEVTILTMGPDQATDSIRKALSMGADKAVFVNDDALHGSDALQTAYALAQALGTLEFDLVVLGSESTDARTGVVGAALAEYLGLPQLTLAGKVDIDGGAVKIQRQTDYGYDVVEAQLPAVVSVVEKINEPRYPSFKLIMQAKKKPVDKKSAADAGIDTGKVGLANATTETVDFAPAPPRAAGTIVKDEGDGGAKLADFLAEKKFV; this is translated from the coding sequence ATGAATATTGTCGTTTTGGTCAAGCAGGTCCCGGACACGGCGACCGAACGGAAGCTCAGCGACGCGGACAAGACGCTCGACCGCGCAGCGTCGGACGGCGTCATCAACGAGCTCTGCGAGTACGCCATCGAAGAGGCGCTGCTGCTCAAGGAGAAGCACGGCGGCGAGGTCACCATCCTGACGATGGGGCCGGACCAGGCCACGGACTCCATCCGCAAGGCCCTGTCCATGGGCGCGGACAAGGCCGTCTTCGTCAACGACGACGCGCTCCACGGATCGGACGCGCTCCAGACCGCCTACGCGCTCGCGCAGGCCCTGGGCACCCTGGAGTTCGACCTGGTCGTCCTGGGCTCGGAGTCCACGGACGCGCGCACCGGTGTCGTCGGCGCGGCGCTCGCCGAGTACCTCGGCCTGCCGCAGCTCACGCTCGCGGGCAAGGTCGACATCGACGGCGGCGCCGTCAAGATCCAGCGTCAGACCGACTACGGCTACGACGTCGTCGAGGCGCAGCTCCCGGCGGTCGTCTCGGTCGTCGAGAAGATCAACGAGCCGCGCTACCCGTCCTTCAAGCTGATCATGCAGGCGAAGAAGAAGCCGGTCGACAAGAAGTCGGCCGCCGACGCGGGCATCGACACCGGCAAGGTCGGTCTGGCCAACGCCACGACCGAGACCGTCGACTTCGCCCCCGCGCCGCCGCGGGCCGCGGGCACGATCGTCAAGGACGAGGGCGACGGCGGCGCGAAGCTCGCCGACTTCCTCGCCGAGAAGAAGTTCGTCTAG
- a CDS encoding protein kinase yields the protein MAMSAGFPTGEELPERIGHYVIRRRIGQGGMGVVYQAEDPRTEQFVAVKVLKPEVAGDHIARARLAREVETMRSVQSPNVAEVIDADTQAELPWVVTEYIPGPTLDATVTDHGPLRGRALTRFITGLARAIKDIHAVDVIHRDLKPGNVIISNGEPIVIDFGIAHAVDGAKLTQTGTFVGTPSYLSPEVIEGTDLGPATDIHAWGGTVAFASTGRPPYGAGSFEVIFFRILNGEIDMDGMHEALRPLVTRAVSRSMRQRPTAAELVAETGRLNLDLPWTEGPEGGPTGMTGAHTVVSPSSGLGPAATDAADSVAGSEGRGRGAGAAGAAGAAGAAGAALGGAAGYLASHGARGSEGWGPSHSASGPNPSPTAGAWSVPPEQPRTHAARSGGWSADDEATDDLSGGHRAAAGWQTDDEATDDLSGGRRAAAGWQTDDEATDDLSGGHRAFGARQEPLGDDVAGTQRISPVGSNDLEDPQGTMMMDPVGDHAAGTQRIQPSGPAEREDPQGTMMFDPVENGRGRGRVDEYGDDYSNQAPQTQFFNTPLSKGDFGDILTPVGDGGRSHRTQEFAEEHYDDGYEQEPRGGLLNRFRRGSHDRLGDYFRGGDDEYDDEEYEDAVWRMHPLVLIPVMFALAGVALWFPWFGVILGIVMIAGLSALDKVKIQQAERVQKRGPGRSDAMMMVLSYPVAFGRSVLRTIGFGLIYLLAGILVGMVYASVMDVPGEGANYTGGFAIFVTILLSYIMPSGREARHQAVWLVERARFRNLYLYIGVIVGIILLTMLILSIGLTAAPVWELGPLQGPSDWFS from the coding sequence ATGGCAATGTCGGCAGGTTTCCCCACGGGCGAGGAGCTGCCGGAGCGCATCGGCCACTACGTGATCCGCCGCCGTATCGGCCAGGGCGGCATGGGCGTGGTGTACCAGGCCGAGGATCCCCGGACCGAGCAGTTCGTGGCCGTGAAGGTCCTCAAGCCCGAGGTCGCCGGCGACCACATCGCGCGGGCCCGCCTCGCGCGCGAGGTCGAGACCATGCGCAGCGTGCAGAGCCCCAACGTGGCCGAGGTCATCGACGCGGACACACAGGCCGAGCTGCCGTGGGTGGTCACGGAGTACATCCCCGGACCCACGCTGGACGCGACCGTCACCGACCACGGACCCCTGCGCGGACGCGCTCTGACCCGCTTCATCACCGGACTGGCCCGGGCGATCAAGGACATCCACGCGGTGGACGTGATCCACCGCGACCTCAAGCCCGGCAACGTCATCATCTCCAACGGCGAGCCGATCGTCATCGACTTCGGCATCGCGCACGCCGTCGACGGCGCCAAGCTGACCCAGACCGGCACGTTCGTCGGCACGCCCAGCTACCTGTCGCCCGAGGTCATCGAGGGGACGGACCTCGGTCCGGCCACCGACATCCACGCCTGGGGTGGCACGGTCGCCTTCGCCTCCACCGGACGCCCGCCCTACGGCGCGGGCTCCTTCGAGGTGATCTTCTTCCGTATCCTCAACGGCGAGATCGACATGGACGGGATGCACGAGGCACTCCGCCCGCTGGTCACCCGCGCGGTCTCGCGGAGCATGCGCCAGCGCCCGACCGCCGCCGAACTCGTCGCCGAGACGGGCCGGCTGAACCTGGACCTGCCGTGGACGGAGGGCCCCGAAGGCGGCCCCACGGGGATGACCGGCGCCCACACCGTCGTCAGCCCCTCGTCCGGACTCGGTCCGGCCGCCACCGACGCGGCCGACTCGGTCGCGGGCTCCGAGGGTCGTGGACGGGGGGCCGGCGCGGCGGGTGCCGCGGGTGCGGCCGGTGCGGCGGGCGCCGCCCTGGGCGGCGCCGCGGGGTACCTGGCCAGCCACGGGGCCCGGGGGAGCGAGGGCTGGGGTCCCTCGCACTCCGCCAGCGGACCGAACCCGTCGCCCACCGCCGGCGCCTGGTCGGTGCCCCCGGAACAGCCGCGTACGCACGCCGCCCGTTCGGGCGGCTGGAGCGCGGACGACGAGGCCACTGACGACCTGTCGGGCGGGCACCGTGCGGCCGCGGGGTGGCAGACCGACGACGAGGCGACCGACGACCTGTCGGGCGGGCGTCGTGCGGCCGCGGGGTGGCAGACCGACGACGAGGCCACTGACGACCTGTCGGGCGGGCACCGGGCCTTCGGCGCACGGCAGGAGCCGCTCGGCGACGACGTCGCGGGGACCCAGCGCATCAGCCCGGTCGGGTCCAACGACCTGGAGGACCCCCAGGGCACGATGATGATGGACCCGGTCGGCGACCACGCCGCGGGGACGCAGCGCATCCAGCCGAGCGGTCCGGCCGAACGCGAGGACCCGCAGGGGACGATGATGTTCGACCCCGTCGAGAACGGGCGGGGGCGCGGGCGTGTGGACGAGTACGGGGACGACTACTCGAACCAGGCGCCGCAGACGCAGTTCTTCAACACGCCGCTGTCCAAGGGCGACTTCGGCGACATCCTCACCCCGGTCGGCGACGGCGGGCGCTCCCACCGCACGCAGGAGTTCGCGGAGGAGCACTACGACGACGGGTACGAGCAGGAGCCGCGCGGAGGTCTGCTGAACCGGTTCCGCCGGGGCAGCCACGACCGGCTCGGCGACTACTTCCGCGGCGGGGACGACGAGTACGACGACGAGGAGTACGAGGACGCGGTCTGGCGGATGCATCCGCTCGTGCTGATCCCCGTCATGTTCGCGCTCGCCGGTGTCGCGCTGTGGTTCCCGTGGTTCGGCGTCATCCTGGGGATCGTGATGATCGCGGGGCTCAGCGCCCTGGACAAGGTCAAGATCCAGCAGGCCGAACGCGTCCAGAAGCGCGGTCCGGGCCGCTCCGACGCCATGATGATGGTGCTGAGCTATCCGGTGGCCTTCGGCCGCAGCGTGCTGCGCACGATCGGGTTCGGGCTGATCTACCTGCTGGCCGGCATCCTGGTCGGGATGGTCTACGCCTCGGTCATGGACGTGCCGGGTGAGGGGGCCAACTACACCGGCGGCTTCGCGATCTTCGTGACGATCCTGCTCAGCTACATCATGCCGAGCGGACGCGAGGCGCGGCACCAGGCGGTGTGGCTGGTGGAGCGCGCCAGGTTCCGCAACCTGTACCTGTACATCGGCGTGATCGTCGGCATCATCCTGCTGACGATGCTGATCCTGTCCATCGGGCTGACCGCCGCTCCCGTGTGGGAGCTGGGGCCGCTCCAGGGTCCGTCGGACTGGTTCTCCTAG
- a CDS encoding energy-coupling factor transporter transmembrane protein EcfT, whose translation MSGRRTGPEAEAAPEPRGVPGVPDAPEAGAVSGEARGAGEAPTVGVPVHGGARAWLTGLNPAAKLLAALVLALGLVPAVDAVTGGVVLAAVVLVVPFSGIDRRTLFVLGGPFVLMGISSGAVNYLYGEEGVSGAVGAAVRLLAIALPGLLAAVSSDPTEMSDGLVQRLRLPERPAMGVLAALRLIPLLAHQWRTITLARRARGLEAGANPVAVVRLFFGRLFALLVRSIRTGTLLAMAMDARAFGTGPRSHARRSRWRAADTLLIIGSALLLAAAYGCSARLGTLVLLFS comes from the coding sequence ATGAGCGGGCGGCGTACCGGGCCGGAGGCCGAGGCCGCTCCGGAGCCGCGGGGCGTGCCGGGGGTGCCGGACGCACCGGAGGCAGGAGCCGTGTCGGGGGAGGCGCGGGGGGCGGGTGAGGCCCCGACCGTCGGCGTGCCCGTGCACGGCGGTGCCCGCGCCTGGCTGACCGGCCTGAACCCGGCGGCCAAACTGCTCGCCGCACTCGTCCTGGCCCTGGGACTCGTCCCGGCCGTGGACGCGGTGACCGGCGGCGTGGTGCTGGCCGCCGTCGTCCTGGTGGTCCCGTTCAGCGGGATCGACCGGCGCACGCTGTTCGTCCTGGGCGGCCCCTTCGTCCTGATGGGCATCTCCAGCGGGGCTGTCAACTACCTCTACGGCGAGGAGGGCGTCTCCGGTGCGGTGGGGGCGGCGGTCCGGCTGCTCGCGATCGCCCTGCCCGGCCTGCTGGCGGCGGTCAGCAGCGACCCCACGGAGATGTCCGACGGCCTCGTGCAACGGCTCCGGCTGCCCGAGCGTCCGGCCATGGGCGTGCTGGCGGCGCTGCGCCTCATCCCGCTGCTCGCCCACCAGTGGCGGACCATCACCCTGGCCAGACGGGCGCGCGGGCTGGAGGCCGGCGCCAACCCCGTGGCGGTGGTGCGGCTGTTCTTCGGGCGACTGTTCGCGCTGCTCGTGCGCTCCATCCGGACCGGGACCCTGTTGGCAATGGCCATGGACGCCCGGGCCTTCGGGACCGGGCCGCGCTCGCACGCGCGCCGCAGCCGCTGGCGGGCGGCCGACACCCTGCTGATCATCGGGTCGGCGCTCCTGCTCGCGGCGGCCTACGGGTGCTCCGCGCGGCTGGGCACCCTGGTGCTGCTGTTCTCGTGA
- a CDS encoding PQQ-binding-like beta-propeller repeat protein, which yields MPESPARFSRPEESARDALLWWGPRVFAVAGWAWTLWPYSSVLAVTAATALAALLFVLRAPHDLPDLPVRTSLRAVLAGDLLTTAAAVTAVWGAWSPFPALLALIAGVVVLTALPLRLQVWSDLRSAPEGPAPHRLTVSTATLAALLLITGQVGVLASDPFRDALTCTTYRPGGDPEPWETSEPAASAPTAEHFPGEPVWRVEPPSRTRVVGGSSRTVTVADPGGFTALSTTDGRALWRVDAADLRRLHPDADPDAYEPAGVHHVDATVLVDFAGALVAFEQSTGAAVWCADGPSEILPAAPHRFLGLIDSADARWGLFDLADGSLVAELPDRSASARVLPQEEDDEAQVRAGDGRVAVWRGSSLSVYGLDDGELLFSLDDARPRADEDREEPYHRSIRAVRTVGGVTVASFEAMMSYDVRERDRPGDATDNGGVLAAYDDDGTELWNSAGSGRIETGGPVVGTSIGPCPSGLGGVFLTERTDADDEAYVYAVRAEDGTVAWSSSTEEEEEGERYFSCAAGGTVIDGRLYRPDGATADAEGHTRTRHLGDVERLEPVGDGLLVVDRDGFTFHAPPEDTDRTEG from the coding sequence ATGCCCGAGTCCCCCGCGCGTTTCTCCCGGCCCGAGGAGTCCGCTCGCGATGCCCTCCTCTGGTGGGGTCCGCGCGTGTTCGCCGTGGCGGGTTGGGCGTGGACGCTGTGGCCCTACTCGTCGGTCCTGGCCGTCACCGCCGCCACGGCCCTGGCCGCCCTGCTCTTCGTCCTCCGCGCACCGCACGACCTGCCCGACCTGCCCGTCCGCACCTCCCTGCGGGCGGTCCTCGCGGGCGACCTGCTCACCACCGCGGCCGCGGTCACGGCGGTCTGGGGCGCGTGGTCGCCGTTCCCCGCGCTCCTCGCCCTCATCGCGGGCGTGGTGGTCCTGACGGCCCTACCGCTCCGCCTCCAGGTGTGGTCTGACTTGCGCTCCGCCCCCGAGGGGCCCGCGCCGCACCGGCTCACCGTGTCCACCGCAACCCTCGCCGCTCTGCTCCTCATCACGGGACAGGTCGGCGTGCTCGCCTCCGATCCGTTCCGCGACGCACTCACCTGCACCACGTACCGGCCCGGAGGCGACCCGGAGCCGTGGGAGACCTCCGAACCGGCGGCCTCCGCGCCGACCGCGGAGCACTTCCCGGGGGAACCCGTATGGAGGGTGGAGCCCCCGAGCCGGACCCGGGTGGTCGGCGGCTCCTCGCGCACGGTGACCGTCGCCGACCCCGGGGGCTTCACCGCGCTCTCCACGACGGACGGACGGGCACTGTGGCGGGTGGACGCGGCGGACCTGCGGCGGCTGCACCCCGACGCGGACCCGGACGCGTACGAGCCCGCGGGGGTGCACCACGTCGACGCGACGGTGCTGGTGGACTTCGCCGGGGCGCTGGTGGCCTTCGAACAATCGACCGGCGCCGCGGTCTGGTGCGCGGACGGGCCATCCGAGATCCTTCCGGCGGCACCGCACCGGTTCCTCGGCCTCATCGACTCCGCGGACGCCCGATGGGGCCTGTTCGACCTCGCGGACGGATCCCTCGTCGCCGAACTGCCGGACCGCTCCGCGTCCGCTCGGGTCCTGCCCCAGGAAGAGGACGACGAGGCCCAGGTTCGGGCCGGGGACGGGCGGGTCGCCGTCTGGCGCGGCTCCAGTCTGTCCGTCTACGGCCTGGACGACGGCGAACTCCTGTTCAGCCTGGACGACGCACGTCCCCGGGCTGACGAGGACCGGGAGGAGCCCTACCACCGGTCCATCCGTGCGGTCCGCACCGTCGGCGGGGTGACCGTGGCCTCCTTCGAGGCGATGATGTCCTACGACGTTCGAGAACGCGACCGCCCTGGCGATGCCACCGACAACGGCGGAGTGCTCGCCGCCTACGACGACGACGGCACCGAACTGTGGAACTCGGCGGGCAGCGGGAGGATCGAGACGGGCGGCCCCGTGGTCGGCACCTCGATCGGCCCCTGCCCCTCTGGCCTGGGCGGCGTGTTCCTGACCGAGCGCACCGACGCCGACGATGAGGCGTACGTCTACGCCGTCCGGGCCGAGGACGGGACCGTGGCCTGGTCGTCCTCCACAGAGGAAGAGGAGGAGGGGGAACGGTACTTCTCGTGCGCTGCGGGAGGGACGGTGATCGACGGGCGCCTGTACCGGCCCGACGGCGCCACCGCCGACGCGGAGGGCCACACGCGGACCCGCCACCTCGGCGACGTCGAACGGCTCGAACCCGTCGGGGACGGGCTCCTGGTCGTGGACCGCGACGGTTTCACGTTCCACGCCCCGCCCGAGGACACGGACCGCACCGAGGGGTAG